The Ascaphus truei isolate aAscTru1 unplaced genomic scaffold, aAscTru1.hap1 HAP1_SCAFFOLD_3464, whole genome shotgun sequence genomic sequence tcaataaacttttttatcaCTATACTGGTTTGTAGCCCCCACTTTTCTATAGCTGTGCTCCGCCACTGGACCCCACGGGACTGCCTTCTCTTCACATGCACCGGCGTGACGCACGCAATCATCAAAGACCGAGCTGCTATTCAAGTGAGTTCTCTACGAAGATCATTTATCATGGTATGTACCTTTGTTTTACTGGGAGTTTTTAcatgacctttatggtatatatagagatgtgttagATCTTTCCAGCATTACTAGTACTCTGCCATGTCTTTCATTAGTTAAGCGAGTCTCACATAGCTCTTATTCATGCTCTGGTATCTTTGTCTAACATTATTGCGGTTCGGAGAATGTTTACATGTGTTCCAAGGATAgctgagccctgaatattgggaatCCATCCCctacacacaaaaatatatatacaatattatatacaatataataaaaaatacggCTATTTAAATCCCTCTGTCTCTTACAATAGGACAAGAACGTGGGGGTGTCCGATCAATCACATTGAAGGTCAAACACCTCACATAGCTGATCAACATCAATAATCAacaaggaaaaaatatatatacatataaaaacatattcatttaaaaaatatatatatatttgctgttTTAATGTAAACATTTTCTTGcattatccattgtaacatcgctatcatgggagaccaggttatttacacctttttactgggATCATACCTTGAGCAAAACaaagtaatgaaataaattgtcatttattcgcataaattcgcttacacacaatgatacacaaaatacagacaaaaatacacacttactttgggactggggttgaaaactaaactttcctaggtgcagagaACTCTTTGGGcaagttttaccctgaccgggacttagcccggaattaCTTGGAATCCAAATTggcataaagttccacacgccaccgctacgttctcttctgaggaCTTGGTCCCTCCTCACCgcgagttactccaaatctcGTGAAATTCAactcggcataaaatcccagccacgtCCACTACAatagtttctgagaacttgggtgcaaaagtcgggacttagactctaggaggcaggggtgagcaaactttttatgccgagcccccctttacatccatgaaatttctcgggcccccccccctgcctgatgtaatcaaaatcacatgacgtcagcgcacgtgagctggttcagccaataagggcgaacaaGCTTTGTGACGCCTCCGCCACGtctctacaatctcctgcagccaagttcacaaatctctTGGGCTGCAGGCAATATACTAGTATTAgaacactgtttattttattgtttgctggcatctggtaatattttttttctggtgcacaaggGCAATCCATTAGAGGGGgtattcatccacctctttgctacctcccttccctctccccctcccattttctttcacccatttgctttccccagtgtcatccactcctaactaccagtattatgtattatttatttattcccgttttaaatgttgcccagggatcagggatccccataaccaaactcaaggggggtactgatgaatctcccctgctgatcaatactcccaagtgacccccctgacccaaagaataacaatcagccccccaaaactcatcctgcTCCCAAGTCCCTCAATTCTGGCatctgcctgaccttcatccctgtttagctgggaggggggagcgctCCGTTTGATCTTACTgtcctgctggagctccctggGGATAGGCGATCATGAGGCGGGGGCCTGCTCTGGCTCTTCCAGGTGCTGGAAGGCCCTGCTACCAGTGGGTGTGCAGCTCATTGGTCTGAAAAAGGAACCACCTCCTCCCGTGCCAGAacgaacacgcacacacacacacacgaacacacacacacacctctctcaccttccccccagtttctctctctcaccttcccccagtgtctttcctgaggatcctcttccccctctgtgctgctgtggatgtacagcccccatccctaattctcaccttccttatctctaTTTTAACACCCCTCCAGTGCCACTCTGctctttattcttcctttttcaatccctgtctaaggcctcggccatgttaactgcttgctcccgctcagcactgagcccctacagccgcaattagagcgtcTTTAGTAGgtgctcgcctacgcttccgcaagcgcgcagaagcgtaggtcttagtaGATTTTTCAATTCCcctgcttgccggcgcgacaggccggttaggtgagcggttcgcccaatgagggcgaaccagctccgtgatgccactggcccgccccctgacggtgcgcagggcaagcaaccgcaaggccagggaaagcaccagctttccctgagcctcagcacgccagcagggagcctggccgaggccttagtcacagaaacctttgtatatcagtattgcttacctgaggaagagaggagaactcttgaacgcttgtcctatgacataaattgttagtccaaataaaaaaggtatcgcctaatcctgaagaactcatttattctgcagtattgtaactggactaacacagatatatatctatatatctatacagtatatctatattcaCAGCCAGGACCAACAGTTGTCAAATAACTCTGTGTCAACCTAAACAGAGCAGTTCAAGCAACTTAAAACCATTGTATCTATTCTGGTGGTTTGGAATAGGTTAACCACACCTCTTTTACTTAAAATACTTCACATGTAACTGAAACCGCTGATACAATatcatatttatattatattggtATTGTATCAGCGGTCAGCCCTCTGGGTGGAGGATTATGTTTTGCTCTGAATGATTTTGATATGTCTATTTAGAAACATTTTCACTGTATTAGCTGTTATTAGCTTATCAGATCATACTCTGAGCCACTTTACCCGGGTACACGATTTACACCTCGAGGGGGACTCTTTAGTCACTCTCTTGACTTGTGGTTCTCTGTTGGTTACTTGATTTATGTGCACAGACACTTTATTATAACCAGTTAGGGGCCATTACTCgctgtgtgttttgtgttttttagttttaatatgttcaaacctgtccactgttcatctaataaataaataaattgtatttttgatATTTTCCCACATTTCCGTGAGGGACCCCATTTTTGGGAGTTTCTGTGACCACACCTTGCTCTGGGAGCCCACCCTCTCTGTATATTCTTATACTTGACCGTAGTAgtgcatttctccccccccccctcttttttttacatGCTAGTagaagtcatttaaatatactttgcatatccttcTAGCATATATCTCAGGTGTCTTTCCACATATTGCATGAAGGCAAatttaagtctctctctctctctgcctcgttTAATCCCTGCATTAAACTATAACAGGGTCTATGGACAGGTGTTGTTACAGTAatcacctcttttgcatatcattagcactaatgtcAGTTATAATAATGCAAGGGTCCGTTACTGCTGAAAACAGTACTTGGCCTTAACCAGCTTTCAAGAAACCGGTTAGCATTTACTGCGTTAACTCCATAATAGAGCTCTGCATCTGGGTGCAAaactcctcctctttctcccctcccctccccccccccccgaaaccacCAGAATCAGAAAGACGCTTCTTTTGAGAGAGAACTTTATTTCCTCCTCTcaatcattttattaaaaaaaagtgtaaacaacGTATGTTTACAGCACTCTTCGTTAACCTAGACATTGACCCTTTACCTACTGgagagatctgcagagcatctCTCTATTACCCTCCCCTTGCTCCATAAATGTCGGCCTCCATATTAACCCTTTACATAAATGGATAGATCTGTAGAGCATCACACCTTTACCCCCTTACTATACCCTGCAGAGTATTTCTCCATTATACTCAGTCCTTAGAGACATGTAGCGTAACCCTAAAGTCCTCAGACAGATGCGCATAGCATTGCTCGTAGCAGCTCAGTGGCTGACTGCCATGTCACATGACTCCTCGTCTGCGTTGAATCCGGAGAAGTCGATTGGTTGGCAGTGTAGGGTGCGCAGGTTCACCAGGCAGGCGGTCTGAGTGCTGCTGAACCTCGGGACCGTCAGGAGCAGAACACGCTGCCCCTCTTTACCTGCAGAGGACACACACCAAGCATTACACACTACACGAGGACAGAGCATGTATGGCACCAGTTATCAGACCGTGGCAGACCCCTTCAATGCCAGAGGGGTCTGCCACACCTTGCTTAGCCATCTATTACATGCTCTGCACAATTAGGGGTGCATCTGGCATGGAAAGAGTTCAGCAATTGTCAGATAACGGGGGATGCCCTGCTCCACCCGCCCTCTCACCTTGAACCACCTTGCAGCTGAAACTGGGGGCACTCCCGCAAAAGTACACGTGGGGGCAGGTCTGCAGGATAAAGGGGTCCACCTTGTAGAAGGGATAGCACCCtgcggaggagagggaggagggggcctTAAAGGGAGGTAAAAGGAACATCCCCCAATCCCCAGTTCTATGCTCTACATTCCAGCTGCATCCTGCTGGGTTGATGCAGACACTTCCAACCTTAGTACAATATTTTGCcaatttttaaaaattattatattatatatcactGACAGTGTGCAGCGCCGTACTTAGAATTTTGCCCAACCTTTGAACCTTATGTACCAAggtaaaagtggtgcaattcaaAATATTTCTTCAGATGCTATTGATACCAATTGGATTTTTCACTCATTCAACATGTTATGGTGTATCAGGTCACTTTGGTGTTTCATGGAACTTACCCTTTAACCCAACAAACATGTTCCTATGTGGGAGTTGGCTAACCAATTAATCACATCATGGTCATTAGGTCAATTTTCTCCCATGTAGAACTGAACCTTTAACAGAAAGCGGGAGGTATTGCTGCTTACCCAGAGTGTCCGGGGCAGTGGGGCTCAGGTGTCCAACCTGC encodes the following:
- the LOC142483631 gene encoding DNA polymerase delta subunit 2-like, which codes for MPGPFDPTNYTLPQQPLHRCMFPQAAPYSTLHMVTNPYQAEIDGVRILGTSGQNISDIFKYSSMQDYLEILEWTLQVGHLSPTAPDTLGCYPFYKVDPFILQTCPHVYFCGSAPSFSCKVVQGKEGQRVLLLTVPRFSSTQTACLVNLRTLHCQPIDFSGFNADEESCDMAVSH